The Aestuariibaculum lutulentum genome segment GTTACCTGAATTCTTTATGCTAATATTTAGAGGTAACTTATCGTCAATGTTTATTTCAGGTAAAGCTTGAATGGATAAGGTTTTGCCGTCATCTAGTTTCCAAAGTAAATCGTTTTGTGAACTGGTAGCTATCGCATCATAGCCTTTATCATAGCCATACGTTGTGTTACTGTCATAGCCTAATCCTATAACTTTAGTATATCCACGGGGGTCTGTGAAAGAAAACCAGATTTTTGGTCTTTCATCTTCTGCAATTGTAGTTTTAGATTTTGTTGTTGTTTTATAAAAAACTGTTTCGTCTAGAGATTCTCTCGCAAAAGCGCGCTGTGCATTGTTGAAATTCAAAACCCCTGAATTATCAATATTCACAAAAAAACCTTGTCCAATATCAATATATCTTGTTGGTTCGGGTTTTGAAGTGCTTCCTTTCCCGCTTATTAAATCTGTAGAAGCAATAGCAGGAATTGACATCATTAAGGTATAAGTAGCATAACCTCCTTCATAATTTGCTAAAACATGACTATTGTTCGTGGAGAAGGATTCCCAGAATAAAAGTATTCCATCAATTACAGAAAGGTTGTCGTTTATAAACTGGTCAGCATCTAAAGTTGAAGGGTAAGGATTGCCGATTAATATATCGTTACCCGCAGTAACATTAAAATTATATTCACCATCATTAGGAAGTCCTCTGAAAATGTATTCTTGTTCCGGAGTAGAAGCTCCGGAACCTTTCATTGTGTAACCAAGACCAGGAATCATATTGGTGTTTGGATATATTTTTTTCCATGAATAGTAGTTTCCTGCCGTTCCATTAAAACTGTATAGCCAATATTTGCTTAAGGATATTGAGGTGGTTGTAGGATTTGCATTATACCCGCTTATAAAACTAACAACACCATTATTGTCTTCCAGATATGCAATTTTCCAAAAACCGTTTCTATTAACAGGAGCACTCCAGTAATTATAATTATATAAATTTGAGGTGCCTTGTTGTTGTATTTTTAGATACCCTGAACCTGAATTTGAACTCGTGTTTCTGTGGTTTTGTATAAGTTGAGCTTCGCCTAGAAGATTAAACAATCCGTTGATAGTAACCTTTTCCTCAACTTGAATTAATAGACCGTCCATAATATTCAAGATACCTCCCGATTCTATTTCGATTTCCCTAACATGAGTGTCAAAATAGATATCGGCCGAATTTACACCTGATTTAACTAGCAATTTATAACAGGAATCAGAATCGTCAGGTGCACTTGAAGGTCCGGAGCCATTATAAAACATGGTGCCATCCCAGACGATTTGATCAATGTATCGAAGTGTGAAATAATCATTGTTTTTAAAATCCACCAAAGTTGCTGAAGCCGTGTTTCCAGATATGGTTAAGTCAATAACTGATTCTGGTGAAGAAAAGTCACCATTATTATCAATAACAAGTTGTAAAGAACTACAACTTTGAAGTCCTGATAAATTCATTGAGCTTATATCAAAGGAAACAGTAACACTTCCTGCATTTTTAGATCGGCTAATACGCCATCTTGAATTTAGTTGTTCGGTATAATTGATTGTATTAGTTTCAAAATTATAGGAAGGATTTTCAAATTCTTCTCCCCAAAACAAATAATCACCTTTTGATAATTTTGAAGGATTGTTCATTCGAACAATACCAGTTCCTTGAGCATCTGTGTGCTCATCAAAGTTTCCATATTTCCCAATTCCAGCCACATGAAAATCAAAATTTCCATTTGCAGGAGTATCTTGGGTATAAAGATCGTAATTGTCTAAAGTCAGGTTATATTTCGCTGCTAAATAGTTGTCTATAATGATACGCTGTGTTTCATTAATTTTCTCTTTAAAAATGATTATTTCAGCCATATTACCTGAAAACCCATTAGTACCTGTGGTGTTACCTCCTAAATTAAAACGTTGGGTGGCGTAGGAGGTATAGGTTGAACTATTTTTTTCGTCACCAATCAAGGTTTCGTTTCTATAAAGCTGCTTTCCAGATGAAGGATGGGCATCGTACGACCAAATTGAATAATTGGTAAGTCCTGAAAGACCACTAACCTCAATTCGGGCATCAGATGTACAACAGGTCCCAATATCGTAGTATACAGATCCGTTCCAGGGAATATGTGCCGAAAATCTCGTGCTGTTTTCAAGAGGATCTGTAGTGTAAACAGCGGATTGTTGTGTTGTATTATCTGCTTTAGCCACTACAAAAGTCGAGGCTTGATTTGATATGAAGTTTGAACTGCTAAGCGTTAAGTCAGTGCGCAATCTGTTACTTCCGTTAAAATAAATTTCGTTAAAACCATTAAGACTTCCTGAAAGTAAGGTTGGTCTTTGGGTATCCGTTTCGTTTAAATCAAAATCACTTAAGCCTGCAGCATTAGTCCAGTTGTCAATTAAGTTACCAGTAGTAGAGATGCCGCTATCTGGGCGATACCACATAATTAAGTTTGAAGTCCCATCTGCAGAGCCAACACCACCAGGTCCTGTTTGCGCATATGTTAAATGAAAAAATGTCATAACGCCGACGAGCGTGAATAGTTTAAAAACATCCATAGATTTGAGAGAGGATTTAGTTTTTTGTTAATTAAATAGCAATTATTATGCGTACATAGTAATGTCAATACTACGCACGTTTAGACACGCTTATTTTAATGGCGGTCACATCATTTGTATTTTTAATTACAAAAAGTCTTTCTTATGTATCGATGTTTTTGATAATAGCAATTGTTGTTTTCATAAATTTTGAGAGATTGAGAGAATTATAGTGTAAATCTAATATTTTTTTTAATAAAATAAAATATTAACAATAAAGTTTGTAAAACCTTATGTACTGTGGGTTTTTGGATTTCTTAATTGTTAATAAACTAATAAACCGTTAAATTTTACACTTTATCGACCGCTATGTTTATTTTTTTATTATTTTTAAGTGTTTTAAATAACGATTAAAATAATGCCTATTAAGAACATCTACTTTAAAAGAATAAACTTAAAATCCCTAATAAATCATGGCAAGAGCAATGCTAGAGTATACTAAAACTATACTTAATAAAGTTAGTTTTGATGCTAACTTGTTTTGCAAAGAAGTACAAAAGGCGGTTGAGCGATTACTACCTTACGAGTTGGAAGAGCTCAAGATTTTCATTCAGTCTTTAATACAGCAAAACCCGGAATTGAATCAGTGTCTGGTATACTTAAAACCATAAAGAAAAGGCGACCGTAATTGGTCGCCTCTTTTTTTATTTTTTACTGGATGCTAACGGACTTATAATTTGTACGTCCTGAAAGGCAATAGCACCACGAACTACACCAAGAATAACATCTTGTAAGGCTTCTATTATCTGCATTTTCAGCTCACTTTTATGATAAATTAAACTTACCTCACGTGCAGGTGAAGGCTCTTTAAAGAAGTGTAAATTTTCTTTTTCTTTATCGTTAATATCTAAGGTATGTAAATAGGGAAGAAGGGTCATGCCTAAACCTTCATCAGATAGTTTTATTAAGGTTTCTATACTACCACTTTCTAACTGAAATTGCTCGTCCTGCTGGGTTTTAAATGCTTTACATAAGTTTAATACACCTTCTCTAAAGCAATGTCCGTCTTCCAGTAACAGCATATCGCTAACATCTAATTCTGCGATATCAATTTTTTTATTGGTGTGTAGTTTGTGGTTTTTAGGTATGTAAGATACAAAAGGCTCAAAATATAACACACGTTCCTTAATAGCATCATCTTCCAATGGCGTAGCTGCAATGGCAGCATCTAAATGTCCGTCTTTAATACGTGCTATTATTTCGTCTGTTGTTAACTCCTCAATTATTAGTTTTACTTTCGGGTGTCTTTTTATGAAATTCTTTAAGAACATAGGTAGCAGGGTAGGCATCACCGTTGGAATGATTCCTAATTTAAATTCACCTCCTATAAATCCTTTTTGCTGGTCGACAATATCCTGTATTCTGTAAGACTCGTTAACAATATTTCGCGCCTGAGTTACAATTTTTTTACCCACATCGGTTAGCTCAATTGGCTTTTTACTTCGGTCAAAAATCTGGATTGATAATTCGTCCTCCAGTTTTTGAATTTGCATACTTAAAGTAGGTTGGGTAACAAAGCATTTTTCGGCTGCTTTGGTGAAGTTTTGGTTTTCGGCAACGGCCAAAACATAGTATAATTGTGTTATTGTCATTAGGTATCAATTTAGGCTATAAAGATATAAAAACTATCAATAAAACTTATTGTTTGTTCGGCTTTTATAGAGTAAATTTGTAGTAAATACAAACGACAAATAATTAAAACATTTATATAATGACATTAAATAGTATTGGTTTAGATACCGTAAAAGCAAAAGAATTAGCAAACGATTTAAATCACCTTTTAGCTAACTTTCAAATTTATTATCAGAACCTTAGAGGAATACACTGGAACATTAAAGGGAAGCGTTTTTTCGATTTACATGTGAAGTTTGAAGAGTTATATACCGATGCTAATGCAAAGGTTGATGAGATAGCTGAACGTATTTTAACTTTAGGAGAAACACCATTCCATACCTTTGAAGATTATGCAGCTCATGCACAAGTACCGGTAGGTAAGAACATATCTCAGGATGAAAAGGCGGTAACATTAATTGTAGATTCGTTAACAGAGTTATTAAAAATTGAGCGTGATATTTTAGATAAAGCTGGTGAAGCTAATGATGAAGGTACCAACTCTATGATGAGTGATTTCATTACTGAGCAGGAAAAGACAGTTTGGATGATGAAAGCTTGGTTAAGCTAAATCTTCCGATTTTAGATTGATTATATTGTAAAAGCCCTCAGTTACTGAGGGCTTTTGTTTTTTTAATAGCGTCTTAATTATTAAAATCGAATAGCAAGTTTCAAATCTTCATCAGTAACTTTAAATTGTGCTAAGTGAAATTGTGGAGGACCAAAACTCATCGGGTTATTAGACATGCCATAAGGTTCCTGAGGCATACCGTTGGAATCAAAATCCATACGCTCATTATCGTTTTTATCGTGTAAAGCCATAATCGCATAATCGCCAGGAGTAACATTTTTAAAGGTTACTTTTACTTTGCCATCTTCTATTTTGCTTTTCAGAGTTTGAATACCTTTGCCTTTCATAAAAGTATCTTTGGTATGTAATCCTAATAAAACATGCCCCTCGTTAGAGGTTATATTATCGATGCTTACGGTAATACTGTGTCCTGTTTCTTCTTCTTGTCCGAAGCTTAATGTGGTAAATAAGACTAATAAAATAAGTGTTGAAATAGTTTGCATAATGACTTTTGTATTGGTTTGTGTATCAAAAGTCTATAATGAACTGGAGTAATTATAAAAGAAGTGACTCAATTGTGGTTTTAACCGGATGAATTGTGAAAACAGCATGTTACAATAAGCCTCTCGATTTTATCTCCAGATATTTATTAATGGTATCAATGGTTAAATTCTCAGGTGTAGTAAGGATGGAATAGATGCCGTATTTTTTTAGTTCGTTTACAATCAGTCGTTTTTCAAAATCAAACTTTTCGGCAATCACTTTATCGTAAACTTGCTGTACGGTTTCGGCTTTGTTTTTTATTAGGGTCTCCAATTCGGTGTTCTTAAAGAAAATAACCACTAATACATGACTTTTAGCAATGGCCTTAAGGTAAGGTAATTGTCGGTTTAAGCCATCCATAGTTTCAAAGTTGGTATACATTAACAATAAACTACGGTTGGTAATATGACGTTTTATATTGGCATACAATCTACTGAAATCGCTTTCAAAGAAATCGGTGTTGACGTTGTAAAGCGCTTCCAGGATCAGTTGCATTTGAGAGCTGCGACGCTCAGCAACTACCACATTATCTATACGCTTAGAGAACGATAGCATACCTGCTTTATCGTGTTTTTTCAACACCACATTACTAATGACCAGACTTGAATTGATGGCGTAATCTAACAGACTTAATCCATTAAAAGGCATTTTCATAATACGCCCTTTATCAATAATAGAATATACGGGTTGCGATTTCTCATCCTGAAACTGGTTAACCATAAGCTGGTTACGCTTGGCAGTGGCTTTCCAGTTAATAGTACGCAGGTCATCACCCATTACATAATCTTTAATCTGTTCAAATTCCATGGTGTGCCCCAGACGACGGACTTTCTTCAAGCCATATTCCAGAGAGTTTTTGTTGATGTTTAATAACTCAAACTTTTTAAGTTGTTTGAAACTCGGGTAGGTGGGCACCATAGCATCACTACTAAAGGTGAAGCGCTTGGCAACCAGGTTTAGAACCGAAGTCGCATAAATATTTAAACTCCCAAAATGATATTCACCACGTTCGGTAGGGCGTAACTTGTAGCTGATATTTTTTGAGCGCCTCGGTGCTACACGATGCTTAATTTTAAAATCGCGCTTTTGAAACTGCTCCGGAATTTCATCAATAATTTCCAGATGAATTGAAATTGGGTAATTATTTTTAATCTGAAGATTGACGGTATTATTATCACTGTTGGAAAACTTATCAGGAAGGATACGCTCGGCTTCAATTTTATGCTTTCCGATGAAAATCGTCAGGAAATCAATCACAAATAACAGGACCAGAACTAAAATAGATAACTGTGCTATATTGAATAATACCGGAATGAAATAACTTAAACCAAATAACACGACAATGCCAATGCCGGCATAGAAAAAACGAGGTTGTATGTAAAAGGGTTTAAAGAATTTCAATG includes the following:
- a CDS encoding T9SS type A sorting domain-containing protein, translating into MTFFHLTYAQTGPGGVGSADGTSNLIMWYRPDSGISTTGNLIDNWTNAAGLSDFDLNETDTQRPTLLSGSLNGFNEIYFNGSNRLRTDLTLSSSNFISNQASTFVVAKADNTTQQSAVYTTDPLENSTRFSAHIPWNGSVYYDIGTCCTSDARIEVSGLSGLTNYSIWSYDAHPSSGKQLYRNETLIGDEKNSSTYTSYATQRFNLGGNTTGTNGFSGNMAEIIIFKEKINETQRIIIDNYLAAKYNLTLDNYDLYTQDTPANGNFDFHVAGIGKYGNFDEHTDAQGTGIVRMNNPSKLSKGDYLFWGEEFENPSYNFETNTINYTEQLNSRWRISRSKNAGSVTVSFDISSMNLSGLQSCSSLQLVIDNNGDFSSPESVIDLTISGNTASATLVDFKNNDYFTLRYIDQIVWDGTMFYNGSGPSSAPDDSDSCYKLLVKSGVNSADIYFDTHVREIEIESGGILNIMDGLLIQVEEKVTINGLFNLLGEAQLIQNHRNTSSNSGSGYLKIQQQGTSNLYNYNYWSAPVNRNGFWKIAYLEDNNGVVSFISGYNANPTTTSISLSKYWLYSFNGTAGNYYSWKKIYPNTNMIPGLGYTMKGSGASTPEQEYIFRGLPNDGEYNFNVTAGNDILIGNPYPSTLDADQFINDNLSVIDGILLFWESFSTNNSHVLANYEGGYATYTLMMSIPAIASTDLISGKGSTSKPEPTRYIDIGQGFFVNIDNSGVLNFNNAQRAFARESLDETVFYKTTTKSKTTIAEDERPKIWFSFTDPRGYTKVIGLGYDSNTTYGYDKGYDAIATSSQNDLLWKLDDGKTLSIQALPEINIDDKLPLNISIKNSGNYIFSIHKMENVTDNLNIYLFDSYQNTFYNLRENDVNLNLDSSTPADRFSIAFKEDVTLETKENNSNKLYISYNKNSELLKVYNLPNDTSNLGIFNALGQLVMKVNISNSESISLSSLNDGVYFLKELSNIQNMKALKFIKY
- a CDS encoding LysR substrate-binding domain-containing protein, whose protein sequence is MTITQLYYVLAVAENQNFTKAAEKCFVTQPTLSMQIQKLEDELSIQIFDRSKKPIELTDVGKKIVTQARNIVNESYRIQDIVDQQKGFIGGEFKLGIIPTVMPTLLPMFLKNFIKRHPKVKLIIEELTTDEIIARIKDGHLDAAIAATPLEDDAIKERVLYFEPFVSYIPKNHKLHTNKKIDIAELDVSDMLLLEDGHCFREGVLNLCKAFKTQQDEQFQLESGSIETLIKLSDEGLGMTLLPYLHTLDINDKEKENLHFFKEPSPAREVSLIYHKSELKMQIIEALQDVILGVVRGAIAFQDVQIISPLASSKK
- a CDS encoding Dps family protein — translated: MTLNSIGLDTVKAKELANDLNHLLANFQIYYQNLRGIHWNIKGKRFFDLHVKFEELYTDANAKVDEIAERILTLGETPFHTFEDYAAHAQVPVGKNISQDEKAVTLIVDSLTELLKIERDILDKAGEANDEGTNSMMSDFITEQEKTVWMMKAWLS
- a CDS encoding DUF2141 domain-containing protein, whose translation is MQTISTLILLVLFTTLSFGQEEETGHSITVSIDNITSNEGHVLLGLHTKDTFMKGKGIQTLKSKIEDGKVKVTFKNVTPGDYAIMALHDKNDNERMDFDSNGMPQEPYGMSNNPMSFGPPQFHLAQFKVTDEDLKLAIRF
- a CDS encoding DUF58 domain-containing protein gives rise to the protein MKFFKPFYIQPRFFYAGIGIVVLFGLSYFIPVLFNIAQLSILVLVLLFVIDFLTIFIGKHKIEAERILPDKFSNSDNNTVNLQIKNNYPISIHLEIIDEIPEQFQKRDFKIKHRVAPRRSKNISYKLRPTERGEYHFGSLNIYATSVLNLVAKRFTFSSDAMVPTYPSFKQLKKFELLNINKNSLEYGLKKVRRLGHTMEFEQIKDYVMGDDLRTINWKATAKRNQLMVNQFQDEKSQPVYSIIDKGRIMKMPFNGLSLLDYAINSSLVISNVVLKKHDKAGMLSFSKRIDNVVVAERRSSQMQLILEALYNVNTDFFESDFSRLYANIKRHITNRSLLLMYTNFETMDGLNRQLPYLKAIAKSHVLVVIFFKNTELETLIKNKAETVQQVYDKVIAEKFDFEKRLIVNELKKYGIYSILTTPENLTIDTINKYLEIKSRGLL